In a single window of the Oryctolagus cuniculus chromosome 9, mOryCun1.1, whole genome shotgun sequence genome:
- the LOC100353094 gene encoding high mobility group protein B1-like — MGKGDPKKPRGKMSSYTFFVQTCPEKHKKRHPDASVNFSEFSKKCSERWKTMSAKKKGKFEDMAKADKARYEREMKIYIPPKGETKKKFKDPNAPKRPPSAFFLFCSEYCPKIKGEHPGLSIGDVAKKLGEMWNNTAAGDKQPCERKAAKLKVKYEKGIAAYQAKGKPDAAKKGVVKAEKSKKKKQEEEDEDEEDEEEEEEDEDDDDE; from the coding sequence ATGGGCAAAGGAGATCCTAAGAAGCCGAGAGGCAAAATGTCATCATACACATTCTTTGTGCAAACTTGCCCGGAGAAGCATAAGAAGAGGCACCCAGATGCTTCTGTCAACTTCTCAGAGTTTTCTAAGAAGTGCTCAGAGAGGTGGAAGACCATGTCTGctaaaaagaagggaaaatttgAAGACATGGCAAAGGCAGACAAGGCTCGttatgaaagagaaatgaaaatctataTCCCTCCTAAAGGGGAGACAAAAAAGAAGTTCAAGGATCCCAATGCGCCCAAGAGGCCTCCTTCGGCctttttcttgttctgttctGAGTATTGCCCCAAAATCAAAGGAGAGCATCCTGGCCTGTCCATTGGTGATGTTGCAAAGAAACTGGGAGAGATGTGGAATAACACTGCTGCAGGTGACAAACAGCCCTGCGAGAGGAAGGCTGCCAAGTTGAAGGTAAAGTACGAGAAGGGTATTGCTGCATACCAAGCTAAAGGAAAACCTGATGCAGCAAAAAAGGGAGTCGTCAAGGCtgaaaagagcaagaaaaagaagcaagaggaggaagatgaagacgaagaggatgaggaggaagaggaagaagatgaagatgatgatgatgaataa